One Rissa tridactyla isolate bRisTri1 chromosome 4, bRisTri1.patW.cur.20221130, whole genome shotgun sequence DNA window includes the following coding sequences:
- the NPC2 gene encoding NPC intracellular cholesterol transporter 2: protein MVPSPLALLLALGAAATALAEPLRFVDCGSKDGSIQEVNVSPCPTQPCQLHKGTSYSINVTFASKIESQGSKARVYGEMLHVDIPFPIPEPDGCKSGIQCPIQKGHSYSYLNKLPVKSEYPSIKLIVKWELVDDQDQMLFCWKIPVQITS from the exons atgGTGCCGTCGCCGCTTGCCCTGCTGCTGGCGCTgggtgccgccgccaccgccctgGCCGAGCCCCTCCGCTTCGTGGACTGCG GTTCCAAAGACGGCAGCATCCAGGAGGTGAACGTGAGCCCCTGTCCCacgcagccctgccagctccacaAGGGAACATCCTACAGCATCAACGTCACCTTCGCCAGCA AGATCGAGAGCCAGGGCAGCAAAGCGAGGGTGTACGGCGAGATGCTGCACGTGGACATCCCCTTTCCTATTCCTGAGCCTGATGGATGCAAGTCCGGGATCCAGTGCCCCATTCAGAAGGGCCATTCCTACAGCTACCTGAATAAACTCCCTGTGAAGAGCGAGTACCCCAGT atTAAACTGATCGTGAAGTGGGAGCTGGTGGATGACCAGGACCAGATGTTGTTCTGCTGGAAGATACCAGTGCAGATCACCAGCTGA